Proteins from a genomic interval of Candidatus Binatia bacterium:
- a CDS encoding right-handed parallel beta-helix repeat-containing protein, with translation MRVLLGLLAIFMMFSAVSVEAKVCGGEVECGCGDVLVGESTLGGDLLSCPGDGLRLRRTAVLDCDGHALTGKGRGSGLVLDRTTGAEVRNCLISGFRNGFRIRGGSGNRIEDNEILDNSRYGIDLSQQTTGNWIEGNLISASGDEGIHIGSGADLNFVLFNDIEDSGAENIYLLDVQHIFLIANNLSGSGSASIYMKHAQKSLIVLNSIEDRVVQVRGASHENAFVLNHLTGAGYNFEAYEENQNRSRAARGWTAPTANRVIGGSIDATGTCVRFSGASGNRVEGVAATNCNLSRSASRGDLTAGDNFLEFL, from the coding sequence ATGAGGGTTTTATTGGGGCTTTTGGCCATTTTCATGATGTTTTCCGCTGTTTCGGTGGAGGCGAAGGTCTGTGGTGGTGAGGTCGAATGTGGTTGTGGCGACGTATTGGTGGGCGAATCGACTCTTGGAGGAGATTTGCTCAGTTGCCCGGGTGACGGCCTTCGGCTCCGGCGAACGGCGGTTCTGGATTGTGATGGCCATGCTCTGACGGGCAAGGGGCGCGGGAGCGGCCTCGTTCTCGACCGAACCACCGGCGCGGAGGTTCGCAATTGCCTGATCTCGGGTTTCCGTAATGGTTTTCGTATCCGCGGGGGCTCGGGAAATCGCATTGAAGATAATGAGATTCTGGATAACTCTCGCTACGGCATCGATCTTTCCCAGCAGACGACCGGAAACTGGATCGAAGGTAATCTGATCTCGGCCAGCGGTGACGAAGGCATCCATATCGGCAGCGGAGCGGATCTGAACTTTGTCCTCTTCAACGATATCGAGGACAGCGGCGCCGAGAATATCTATCTCCTCGATGTCCAGCATATTTTCCTGATTGCGAACAACCTTTCCGGAAGCGGTTCGGCTTCGATCTATATGAAGCATGCCCAAAAAAGCCTGATCGTTCTCAATTCCATCGAGGATCGCGTCGTCCAGGTTCGCGGCGCATCGCATGAAAATGCGTTCGTGCTGAACCATCTGACGGGAGCCGGTTATAATTTCGAGGCTTATGAGGAAAATCAGAACCGATCGCGGGCGGCACGAGGATGGACGGCTCCCACAGCTAACCGGGTCATCGGAGGGTCAATCGACGCGACGGGCACTTGTGTTCGTTTCTCGGGTGCCTCCGGCAACCGGGTCGAGGGCGTCGCAGCGACCAATTGCAACCTCTCACGCTCGGCCTCGCGGGGCGATCTCACGGCTGGTGATAATTTCCTCGAGTTCCTCTGA
- a CDS encoding urate hydroxylase PuuD, whose product MDEISPILQAIFRWAHIIAGITWIGLLYFFNWVNAPLQAQLSAETKKAVNPELLPRALFWFRWGAAWTWATGVLLLLLVYYHGGIVTESGEFSTGAIAMVAVTFLAVFVYDQLVGLAALKDMRTLFFVGLILVAGLTYLFSSVGGFGYRSMNIHLGAAFGTAMAFNVWFRIWPAQQKIITCVKEGTAPDGDLVALAGTRSKHNTYMSIPLVWTMIGSHSVVPWASFPTSQLSFLGLTLMVAIGWWFCSMFYRQSAKVKGF is encoded by the coding sequence ATGGACGAGATTTCACCGATTTTACAGGCAATATTCCGGTGGGCACACATTATCGCAGGGATCACTTGGATCGGTCTTCTGTATTTCTTCAACTGGGTCAACGCTCCTTTGCAGGCGCAGCTGAGCGCTGAAACCAAGAAAGCCGTCAATCCGGAGCTTCTGCCGCGAGCCTTGTTTTGGTTCCGCTGGGGCGCCGCCTGGACATGGGCAACAGGAGTTCTCCTGCTGCTTTTGGTGTATTACCACGGTGGCATCGTGACCGAATCCGGGGAGTTCTCGACCGGCGCAATTGCCATGGTCGCTGTGACGTTCCTTGCGGTTTTCGTCTACGACCAGCTCGTCGGTTTGGCCGCACTCAAGGATATGAGGACCCTGTTTTTTGTGGGACTCATTCTCGTGGCGGGCCTGACCTATTTGTTCAGCAGTGTCGGCGGTTTCGGCTACCGGTCGATGAATATTCATCTGGGAGCCGCCTTTGGTACCGCGATGGCGTTTAACGTCTGGTTCCGAATCTGGCCTGCGCAGCAGAAAATTATTACCTGCGTCAAGGAAGGCACGGCACCCGATGGCGATCTGGTGGCTCTCGCCGGCACGCGGTCCAAGCATAATACCTATATGTCGATCCCGTTGGTCTGGACCATGATCGGCAGCCATTCGGTTGTGCCTTGGGCGTCTTTCCCGACAAGCCAGTTGAGCTTCCTCGGATTAACGCTGATGGTCGCCATTGGTTGGTGGTTCTGCTCGATGTTCTACCGACAAAGCGCCAAGGTGAAGGGTTTCTAG
- a CDS encoding ATP-binding protein, whose product MTNSRTLPEKLRPHLVSLILVAIALPIAILSISRGVGWLDKPFPGFFAGASAVVPSVSGVDWPRDKTALFHAQVVSVDGQPVRSGAEIYALVREQPVGTKFRYEFRKGEETFGKNIRSRTWTLSDYLQTWAITSGFGVITILVGLLVASLQPASHQARVFQLMAFTGGIYALTGVFLHQADSVWLSSLCLAMESLFPATFIHLAMVFPVDRYRGPHRRRRYALPYLPSFLLIVAGLAGYFSDPPNLTPLRLTYIYTAASIFLFITFMVWAWFENAERMVRARIAALLPGLVLGTTAMLFAFLNNAIAGGNIPIQLPLVATLIFYGSVGYSITRHELFGIDRVIRQSFVYGLMSTIILGGYALAILLPARLLPTTIAGRQEITAGVFVLLLAFLFDPLRRGVQITIDRAFFRSSIDDRQTISSLSEELTTMLDRQEIVEGVASLATRTLELESAGLFLGNDEGGTLWQMRAEEDTLGCEDGSPDLGAACDYLAKGIASFDTERLIPAVREKAPEAADALEKLKARLAFPLVVRGESIGVLALGPKRSGREISSEEILLLRTLSHQAAIALQNARSYEELELLNRDLDFKVQERTTQLAGAYDELKQAQAQLVQSEKLSSLGEFVAGIAHELNNPASFVRGSLQILTEFLEVLREVFTVYKEIPITDETLQDRLARASSGRNLEDLLRETPELLRICNEGAERIERTVSELKIFIRKDRGDRAPTSIAESLASALRMLDPRIREQNVTLETSFAEVAEIEADSAALGQVWINLITNALDAVRDIPEPRIRLSIEDVDSGQIQISIEDNGTGIDPEVAEKIFEPFVTTKDIGEGTGLGLSIAYGAVQSHSGELTAGSSPEGGASFRVRLPR is encoded by the coding sequence ATGACGAATTCTCGAACACTTCCCGAGAAACTTCGGCCCCACCTCGTCTCGCTGATTCTTGTAGCGATCGCTCTCCCTATCGCTATCTTATCCATTTCCCGAGGTGTCGGCTGGCTCGACAAGCCATTCCCGGGCTTCTTTGCCGGCGCCAGTGCCGTCGTTCCAAGCGTCAGCGGGGTCGATTGGCCCCGCGACAAGACAGCGCTCTTCCATGCGCAAGTCGTGTCGGTAGACGGACAACCCGTGCGGAGCGGGGCCGAGATCTATGCGCTGGTCCGCGAACAGCCTGTCGGGACAAAGTTCCGATACGAGTTCCGAAAGGGCGAGGAAACTTTCGGAAAGAATATCCGCTCGCGCACCTGGACTCTGAGCGACTACCTGCAGACCTGGGCCATCACTTCGGGCTTCGGGGTCATTACGATCCTTGTCGGGTTGCTGGTCGCCTCCCTGCAGCCGGCAAGCCATCAAGCCCGAGTTTTCCAACTGATGGCCTTCACGGGCGGAATTTACGCACTCACCGGAGTCTTTCTGCATCAGGCCGATAGTGTCTGGTTAAGTTCGCTTTGCCTCGCCATGGAGAGCCTCTTTCCAGCCACCTTCATTCATCTGGCCATGGTCTTCCCCGTCGATCGCTATCGCGGGCCGCACCGCCGGCGCCGCTACGCCCTCCCCTATCTCCCCAGCTTTCTGCTGATCGTGGCCGGCCTGGCAGGGTATTTCAGTGACCCGCCGAATTTGACCCCGCTGCGACTCACCTACATCTATACCGCCGCAAGCATTTTTCTCTTCATTACCTTCATGGTCTGGGCCTGGTTCGAGAACGCAGAACGGATGGTCCGTGCCCGCATTGCCGCATTGCTACCAGGCCTGGTTCTCGGGACCACAGCCATGCTCTTTGCCTTCCTCAATAATGCGATCGCGGGGGGCAATATTCCCATTCAATTACCGCTTGTCGCTACTCTGATATTCTACGGCAGCGTTGGTTATTCGATCACCCGTCATGAACTCTTCGGCATCGATCGGGTAATCCGCCAGAGCTTTGTTTACGGCCTGATGAGCACGATCATTCTGGGTGGCTATGCGCTCGCTATCCTCCTCCCGGCACGGCTGCTCCCGACGACGATCGCAGGACGCCAGGAGATTACCGCCGGAGTCTTCGTGCTGCTCCTCGCCTTTCTATTTGATCCGCTCCGTCGAGGAGTCCAGATCACCATCGATCGAGCATTCTTCCGCAGCTCGATCGATGATCGACAAACGATCTCCTCGCTGAGCGAAGAGCTGACCACCATGCTCGATCGGCAAGAAATCGTCGAGGGCGTGGCGTCTCTGGCCACTCGAACTCTCGAGCTGGAATCCGCAGGCCTTTTCCTCGGGAACGACGAAGGCGGAACTCTCTGGCAGATGCGGGCCGAAGAGGACACGCTCGGCTGCGAGGACGGCTCGCCGGATCTGGGCGCCGCCTGCGATTATCTCGCGAAGGGAATCGCCAGCTTCGACACCGAAAGATTGATACCCGCAGTCCGCGAGAAGGCACCCGAAGCGGCCGACGCCCTCGAGAAATTGAAAGCGCGACTCGCCTTCCCGCTCGTCGTGCGTGGGGAAAGCATCGGCGTGCTTGCGTTGGGTCCGAAACGTTCGGGCCGCGAAATCTCCAGTGAAGAAATACTTCTCCTGCGCACACTCAGCCACCAGGCGGCTATCGCACTTCAGAATGCGCGCTCCTACGAAGAACTGGAACTGCTCAACCGCGACCTCGACTTCAAAGTCCAGGAACGGACCACGCAGTTGGCGGGCGCTTACGATGAACTCAAGCAGGCGCAGGCCCAACTGGTTCAGTCCGAAAAACTGAGCTCGCTCGGCGAATTCGTTGCCGGAATCGCTCATGAGCTCAACAACCCGGCCAGCTTTGTCCGCGGCAGCTTGCAGATTCTCACCGAATTTCTCGAGGTCTTGCGCGAGGTCTTCACCGTCTACAAGGAAATCCCGATCACGGATGAAACGCTTCAGGACCGCCTCGCAAGAGCGAGCTCCGGTCGAAACCTGGAAGACCTTCTCCGCGAAACTCCCGAACTTCTTCGCATCTGCAATGAGGGCGCCGAACGGATCGAGCGAACCGTGAGCGAGTTGAAGATTTTCATTCGGAAAGACCGTGGCGATCGTGCACCGACGTCGATTGCCGAAAGTCTCGCCTCGGCCCTCCGAATGCTCGACCCGAGAATCCGCGAGCAAAATGTGACTCTCGAAACCAGCTTCGCCGAAGTTGCCGAGATCGAGGCTGATTCAGCTGCCCTCGGGCAAGTCTGGATCAACCTGATCACGAATGCGCTGGATGCCGTGCGCGACATACCCGAGCCCCGCATCCGACTCAGCATCGAAGACGTCGATTCCGGACAAATCCAAATCTCGATCGAAGATAATGGAACGGGCATCGACCCTGAAGTCGCCGAAAAGATCTTCGAGCCCTTTGTCACAACCAAGGATATCGGGGAAGGCACGGGACTCGGCTTGAGCATTGCCTACGGAGCCGTGCAGAGTCATTCCGGGGAATTGACGGCGGGCAGTTCCCCCGAAGGTGGCGCCTCCTTTCGGGTCCGATTGCCTCGTTAA
- a CDS encoding sigma-54 dependent transcriptional regulator has protein sequence METNEAKPTVLIVDDEKASTELLRIGLAHLYPVLTANSGEAALEVLAAHPEVAVAIIDQRMPGMSGSELIARTAELYPDLVRIILTGYTDIQSLIDAINAGSVYRYLTKPWNAGELRGVVDAAMQLHLIRAENQQLQAKLEASNVVLREQNVEWKREAQGRSRMGDILGSSPALQQTLEFVEKVVRTEDSVLVQGPTGTGKELMARAIHYNGPRSDGPFVPENCGALSPELLASELFGHCKGAFTGANADRKGLFQTADGGTLFLDEIGECPPELQVKLLRALDQREIRRIGDDVTIPVDVRIIAATHRDLEAEVAKGNFREDLYYRLAVFTVPVPSLQERQEDIPMLAEHFLEVAAAERGRSIPGFGADALAALQGYAFPGNIRELQNEVRRAVALVEDGCFITHDLLSPRLQSSGLQPSAAAAEGSPTSLKASLEQYERQVLEEALRANGGNQTKTADSLGVSRRTLVERIARYHLR, from the coding sequence ATGGAAACCAACGAAGCCAAACCGACAGTGCTGATTGTCGATGACGAAAAGGCGAGCACCGAGCTCCTGCGCATTGGTCTCGCGCACCTCTATCCAGTTCTTACGGCGAATTCCGGCGAAGCTGCGTTGGAAGTACTGGCGGCCCACCCCGAGGTCGCCGTGGCGATTATCGACCAGCGGATGCCCGGGATGTCGGGGTCCGAGTTGATTGCGCGCACCGCTGAACTCTATCCGGACCTCGTCCGGATTATTCTGACCGGGTACACCGATATCCAGAGCTTGATCGATGCGATCAATGCGGGAAGCGTCTACCGCTACTTGACCAAGCCGTGGAATGCCGGAGAACTTCGGGGGGTAGTCGACGCCGCGATGCAGTTGCACCTCATACGCGCGGAGAATCAACAACTTCAGGCGAAGCTGGAAGCCAGCAACGTTGTGCTGCGCGAGCAGAACGTCGAGTGGAAACGTGAGGCCCAGGGGCGCTCGCGCATGGGGGATATTCTGGGTTCGAGCCCGGCTCTGCAGCAGACGCTCGAGTTTGTGGAGAAGGTGGTTCGGACAGAGGATAGTGTTCTGGTGCAGGGACCTACCGGAACCGGCAAGGAATTGATGGCGCGCGCGATCCATTATAACGGCCCGCGAAGCGACGGTCCTTTTGTCCCCGAGAATTGCGGAGCACTTTCCCCGGAACTTCTTGCGAGCGAGCTTTTTGGTCATTGCAAAGGCGCCTTCACGGGAGCCAACGCGGACCGCAAGGGACTGTTCCAGACGGCGGATGGCGGGACGCTCTTCCTCGATGAAATCGGGGAATGCCCGCCGGAGCTGCAGGTGAAGCTGTTGCGGGCTCTGGACCAACGGGAGATCCGGCGGATTGGCGACGATGTGACCATTCCCGTCGATGTCCGAATTATTGCCGCCACCCATCGCGATCTCGAGGCGGAGGTTGCCAAAGGCAATTTCCGCGAGGATTTGTACTATCGCCTCGCTGTATTCACCGTTCCGGTTCCTTCGCTGCAGGAGCGTCAGGAGGATATTCCGATGCTGGCTGAACATTTTCTTGAGGTCGCGGCCGCAGAACGTGGTCGTTCCATCCCCGGATTTGGGGCGGACGCTCTGGCCGCCCTGCAAGGCTACGCGTTTCCCGGTAATATCCGCGAGCTTCAAAATGAGGTTCGACGGGCAGTGGCTCTCGTCGAGGATGGATGTTTTATCACGCACGATCTTCTCTCCCCCCGATTGCAATCTTCGGGCCTGCAACCCTCAGCAGCCGCAGCCGAGGGCTCACCGACAAGTCTGAAGGCGTCTCTCGAGCAATATGAGCGCCAGGTTCTGGAAGAAGCGCTTCGGGCGAACGGTGGAAATCAGACAAAAACAGCCGATTCTCTTGGCGTTTCCAGACGCACTCTGGTGGAGCGGATCGCGCGCTATCACCTGCGCTGA
- a CDS encoding KUP/HAK/KT family potassium transporter: MDSEKAKTRENPTLALLTVATLGVVFGDIGTSPLYAFRQCFRQEAGQPIVEADVLGILSLITWALLLVVSLKYLVFILRADNRGEGGILALLALGTKLAHRESFHGVGRLSVVIGLFGAALLYGDGVITPAISVLAAVEGLQVITPRFEPYVLPLTVSILIGLFAVQRFGTQRISSVFGPTMFVWFLLLGVLGVSALQAQPGVLAALNPVYAIRFILGQGSDAFPILGAVVLTVTGCEALYADMGHFGVKSIRMAWYGMVLPALLLNYFGQGAHLLATGHMTNQPFFEMAPSWGLYPLIGMATVATIIASQALITGAFSVTKQAIQLGFLPRMQIVHTSGSQQGQVYLPGLNRSLMVLSILIVLGFRNSASLADAYGVAVSGTMLITSILFFQVARQRWRWNLIGTLALTAVFLCIDLTFLTANLTKIPTGGWLPLVLALLGLLLMMTWRRGLFLLLRSLDQRNEDTESFFARIQDQEILRTPGTAIYLTGETRGVPVTLLRNLRANQALHERVILLSLLPIDTSRVDDEERVTVTEMTQGFTRVVALFGFMEQPDPQRALTAGSARDLKIDVDTVFYFQNAFRIAAFGRGGMARWRMRIFAALVKNSFPAVGYLELPMDRSFEITLPVEL, from the coding sequence ATGGATAGCGAAAAAGCGAAAACTCGGGAAAACCCCACCCTCGCCTTGCTCACAGTGGCAACGCTCGGGGTTGTCTTCGGGGACATTGGCACTTCGCCCCTCTACGCTTTCCGGCAATGCTTTCGTCAGGAAGCAGGGCAGCCGATCGTCGAAGCGGACGTCCTGGGCATTCTTTCCTTGATCACCTGGGCGCTCCTGCTTGTTGTCAGTCTGAAATATCTCGTTTTTATCCTGCGGGCCGACAATCGAGGCGAGGGCGGCATTCTCGCGCTTCTGGCGCTGGGGACAAAACTTGCCCACCGCGAATCCTTCCACGGCGTCGGTCGCCTGTCCGTGGTGATCGGTTTGTTTGGAGCCGCCCTGCTCTACGGAGACGGCGTGATTACGCCTGCGATTTCCGTTCTGGCTGCCGTCGAGGGACTGCAGGTCATCACCCCGAGGTTCGAGCCCTACGTCCTTCCCCTGACCGTATCGATTCTGATCGGCCTCTTCGCAGTTCAACGATTCGGTACGCAGCGGATCTCCTCGGTTTTCGGACCCACCATGTTTGTCTGGTTCCTGCTGCTCGGAGTTCTCGGCGTCTCGGCCTTGCAAGCCCAGCCCGGAGTCCTCGCCGCTCTCAATCCAGTATATGCAATCCGGTTCATCCTTGGTCAGGGTTCCGATGCTTTCCCCATTCTGGGTGCCGTCGTTCTCACCGTGACCGGATGCGAAGCACTCTACGCCGACATGGGTCATTTCGGCGTCAAGTCGATTCGCATGGCCTGGTACGGGATGGTCCTGCCCGCACTCCTGCTGAACTACTTCGGGCAGGGAGCGCACCTGCTCGCGACCGGGCATATGACCAACCAGCCCTTTTTTGAAATGGCTCCTTCCTGGGGCCTTTACCCACTGATCGGAATGGCTACCGTTGCCACGATTATCGCGTCACAAGCTCTGATCACAGGTGCCTTCTCCGTGACCAAGCAAGCGATCCAGTTGGGCTTTCTCCCCCGGATGCAGATAGTGCATACCTCCGGTTCTCAGCAAGGACAGGTCTACCTCCCGGGCTTGAACCGCTCCCTGATGGTCCTCAGCATCCTGATCGTACTCGGCTTCCGGAACTCGGCATCTCTGGCCGACGCCTATGGCGTTGCCGTGAGTGGCACCATGTTGATCACTTCGATTCTCTTTTTTCAGGTCGCCCGACAACGATGGCGCTGGAACCTCATCGGGACCCTGGCGCTGACCGCCGTATTTCTCTGCATCGACCTGACGTTCCTGACAGCGAACCTGACCAAGATTCCCACAGGAGGCTGGCTGCCGCTGGTCCTCGCCTTGTTGGGACTCCTGCTCATGATGACCTGGCGGCGCGGCCTCTTTCTGCTGCTGCGCTCACTGGACCAGCGCAACGAAGATACCGAGTCCTTCTTTGCCCGGATTCAGGATCAGGAGATTCTTCGGACGCCCGGAACAGCGATTTATCTCACCGGCGAAACTCGGGGGGTTCCCGTAACTCTTCTCCGGAACCTGCGCGCCAATCAGGCCCTCCACGAGAGGGTGATTCTCCTCTCTCTGCTTCCGATCGACACATCGCGCGTCGATGACGAAGAGCGGGTGACCGTCACGGAGATGACGCAGGGCTTTACGCGCGTGGTCGCGCTTTTTGGATTCATGGAGCAACCCGACCCGCAACGCGCCCTGACCGCGGGTTCCGCACGAGATCTGAAGATTGATGTCGATACGGTCTTTTATTTTCAGAACGCCTTCCGCATTGCGGCCTTCGGGCGCGGCGGCATGGCTCGGTGGAGGATGCGTATCTTCGCGGCTCTCGTCAAGAATTCCTTCCCCGCCGTCGGCTATCTCGAACTCCCCATGGACCGATCCTTTGAAATCACGCTGCCCGTAGAGCTTTGA
- a CDS encoding FAD-binding oxidoreductase translates to MDPVAQALQQIRALVGDKGWIDDPVAMEPHLVEWRGRWRGSSPAIVSPASTQEVSEVVKLCASAGIPMVPQAGNTSLCGGSVPDEDGRSLVISVDRLTAVRELDPGNDTMTVEAGLLLADAQRAAADADRLFPLSLASEGSCRIGGNLSTNAGGVHVLRYGNMRDLVLGLEVVLPDGRIWDGLRRLRKDNTGYDLKQLFVGAEGTLGLITAAVLRLFPRPRARWVAMVAVPDVASALQLLGWARETAAEQVTSFELIPRRALEFVLAHIPGVANPFASFHENYVLIELDSSVPGDQALAGIGEDLLARATEASIIRDAVVAGSDRQIDALWKLRESISEAQKGAGASVKHDVSVPIAAIGDFLHEATQRVEAEWPGVRVCAFGHLGDGNIHFNLSVPEGEPDAPFLEHWMAFSRVVHDVVVSLDGSIAAEHGIGRLKREEMAHYKSDVEMDLMRKIKNVMDPQGLMNPGRVL, encoded by the coding sequence ATGGACCCGGTCGCGCAAGCTCTTCAGCAAATCCGCGCCCTTGTTGGCGACAAGGGGTGGATTGACGACCCGGTGGCGATGGAGCCTCACCTCGTGGAATGGCGCGGACGCTGGAGAGGGTCGTCGCCGGCGATCGTGTCGCCAGCCTCGACACAGGAAGTTTCGGAAGTCGTGAAACTATGTGCTTCGGCCGGGATTCCAATGGTTCCCCAAGCGGGGAACACCTCGCTCTGCGGCGGTTCGGTCCCGGATGAAGATGGTCGTTCTCTGGTGATTTCGGTCGATCGCCTCACGGCGGTGCGCGAGCTTGACCCCGGCAATGACACCATGACGGTGGAGGCCGGGCTGCTCCTTGCCGACGCGCAGCGCGCAGCGGCCGATGCGGATCGTTTGTTCCCGCTGAGTCTGGCTTCCGAGGGTAGCTGCCGGATCGGGGGAAATCTTTCGACAAATGCAGGTGGCGTCCATGTCCTCCGTTACGGAAATATGCGCGACCTTGTGCTCGGTCTCGAAGTCGTCTTGCCCGACGGGCGCATCTGGGACGGACTGCGTCGCTTGCGCAAGGATAATACCGGCTATGACCTCAAGCAATTATTCGTTGGTGCCGAGGGCACGCTGGGTTTGATTACGGCGGCAGTACTTCGTCTCTTTCCGCGCCCACGCGCGCGATGGGTGGCGATGGTTGCCGTCCCGGATGTCGCGTCCGCGCTGCAGCTGCTCGGTTGGGCACGAGAGACGGCAGCGGAACAAGTGACCAGCTTCGAATTGATTCCGCGTCGCGCTCTGGAGTTCGTCCTGGCACATATCCCGGGTGTCGCGAATCCTTTTGCGAGCTTCCACGAAAATTACGTCTTGATCGAACTCGATTCGAGCGTGCCGGGGGATCAGGCTCTCGCGGGAATCGGTGAAGATCTTCTGGCGCGCGCCACCGAGGCCTCGATCATCCGCGATGCGGTGGTGGCGGGTAGCGACCGTCAGATCGATGCGCTCTGGAAGTTGCGCGAGAGCATATCGGAGGCACAAAAGGGCGCCGGTGCGAGCGTGAAGCATGATGTCTCGGTCCCGATCGCCGCGATCGGAGATTTTCTGCACGAAGCGACGCAGCGAGTCGAGGCCGAGTGGCCCGGCGTGCGGGTATGCGCCTTCGGTCATTTGGGTGACGGGAATATCCATTTCAACCTTAGTGTGCCCGAGGGCGAACCCGACGCGCCCTTTCTCGAACATTGGATGGCCTTCAGTCGGGTCGTCCACGATGTGGTGGTCTCGCTCGATGGCAGCATCGCGGCGGAGCATGGGATCGGCCGCCTCAAGCGAGAGGAAATGGCGCACTATAAAAGCGACGTCGAAATGGATTTGATGCGCAAGATCAAAAACGTGATGGACCCGCAGGGTTTGATGAATCCGGGGCGGGTTCTTTGA
- a CDS encoding DUF423 domain-containing protein has translation MIGIGAILMALGVVLGAFGAHGLEGKITPEKLATFKTGVDYHLIHALGMIAVGLLAAQRGVSGGMLGGAFWCLFAGVILFSGSLYALSLGGPRWLGPVTPLGGSLFIVGWVLLAWVATRSA, from the coding sequence ATGATCGGAATCGGAGCAATCCTCATGGCCTTGGGTGTGGTTCTCGGAGCTTTCGGAGCCCATGGGCTGGAAGGGAAAATCACTCCCGAGAAATTGGCGACCTTCAAGACGGGCGTGGATTACCACCTGATTCATGCTCTCGGGATGATCGCCGTCGGGCTTCTGGCAGCCCAACGGGGTGTTTCCGGCGGCATGCTCGGCGGGGCTTTTTGGTGCCTTTTTGCCGGGGTGATTCTTTTTTCGGGGAGCCTCTACGCGCTGTCCCTCGGGGGACCGCGGTGGCTCGGTCCCGTCACCCCACTGGGGGGCTCACTCTTTATCGTGGGGTGGGTTTTGCTGGCCTGGGTCGCGACCCGATCCGCCTGA